A genomic window from Flavobacterium hankyongi includes:
- a CDS encoding ABC transporter permease/M1 family aminopeptidase, translating into MKTVFLFDIKGFFKKWTFYVILILIIAFGIFAGENARFSISENVFYNSSYQVGFITAFVSLTTIFFSTIFTSQLAIREVDNRFEQIYFSTPITKLQFLAGRYTSVFSISFLCLFLITVSFFIGQSMNTNLQKGDFNFMFYLVPMFYFSLINTVFVTTVLYVVAWFSKSKMSIYVSGLMLYILYMVTLVFSSSPFMAQSLPQSEEVKCISGILDPFGMSAFFNQTAQWNVMQRNTEIIGFDGVFIWNRLAILFISFALLCIAFRSYSLSKKIKNKKNVLVETNSELDATSFKFIETEEGASTKIQALFSFVKVNLIYIFKSIPFVLIVLALLFAIGMEMYAEIEKGIRLPQKYASSGLMVSTIIQNFYVLGVIVVLFYSYDVYWRSAAVNFNLIENSIENAKTQFWAHWITLLLVIVSFSLVLIFEGITFQFLYDYTVLEWGIYCKVLLFNALPLFALSGFLLVIQKIIRQKYLALVLSALFAFVMATPLGKKIVTWPSLRFLYSINFDYSDMNGFGSYESAFVFRLLFGFLLLLISFYLVSLRKFHFKKVYVYLIVLSLGLSGFGLSQKINDGYLPKDENSEWQAQAEYEKQFRSYQKLPQPTITDVVTKVELFPENSAYTIEGTYEIENKTNKNIEKVLIGFSDGFQIEKAFFEFNEEIKSVTNQYEILYLKKPMLPNAKAKLTFKIAYHWKPVNGHQSFNAIIKNGSFMRISRYYPQFGYDFDNEIQEDNIRKQFNLGKKTEPKTFDAPKEPNNDFINLDMVITTSKNQTAIGMGELVNRWKKGDRHFFQYQVKNIPFRFGVSSAEYVIRKEKYKGKSFEVYYHPSHYENVEHLLKNAKLTMDYCETNFGPYPFKTIRFAEVSSFTKGFAATAYPATIYMTEDMIFHCNIKADENQDVINDLAGHELAHLWWGGNQINPDQRDGAIMLSETLAMYTEMMLLKKMYGKQEMLKRVQMHLDIYNNERGFSKEVPLYEAKPDDRHIAYSKGTVVMYLLSEMIGENKMNLALKRFLQSNKYPNPKPVTTDLINEFYKVSPKNIHPKIDKLFKKIENYSSESIKNRSNI; encoded by the coding sequence ATGAAAACAGTTTTTTTATTTGATATAAAAGGCTTTTTCAAAAAATGGACCTTTTATGTGATATTGATTTTAATTATTGCTTTTGGAATTTTCGCAGGAGAGAATGCACGTTTTTCTATTAGTGAAAATGTGTTTTACAATTCATCGTATCAGGTTGGATTTATTACTGCTTTTGTTAGCTTGACAACAATTTTTTTCAGTACGATATTTACATCTCAATTAGCAATTAGGGAAGTTGACAACAGGTTTGAACAAATTTATTTTTCTACACCTATTACCAAACTTCAATTTTTAGCTGGAAGATATACTTCAGTATTTTCAATTAGTTTTTTGTGTTTGTTTTTGATAACAGTTAGTTTTTTTATTGGCCAAAGTATGAATACAAATCTTCAAAAAGGTGATTTCAATTTCATGTTTTATTTGGTTCCAATGTTTTACTTTTCTCTGATAAACACTGTGTTTGTGACGACAGTTTTGTATGTAGTTGCCTGGTTTTCTAAAAGCAAAATGTCGATTTATGTTAGTGGGCTGATGCTTTATATTCTGTATATGGTTACGCTAGTATTTTCAAGTTCACCATTTATGGCACAAAGTTTACCACAATCGGAAGAAGTGAAATGTATTTCAGGTATTTTGGATCCCTTCGGTATGTCAGCTTTTTTTAACCAAACGGCGCAATGGAATGTAATGCAGCGAAATACTGAGATAATAGGTTTCGATGGAGTTTTTATTTGGAACAGATTAGCAATACTTTTCATATCATTCGCTTTGTTGTGTATAGCTTTCAGAAGCTACTCATTATCAAAGAAAATCAAGAATAAAAAGAATGTTTTAGTAGAAACGAATAGTGAATTGGACGCCACTTCATTTAAATTTATTGAAACAGAAGAAGGGGCTAGCACTAAAATACAAGCATTATTTTCATTCGTTAAAGTCAACCTTATTTACATTTTTAAAAGTATTCCGTTTGTACTCATTGTCTTGGCTTTACTTTTTGCTATTGGAATGGAAATGTATGCTGAAATAGAAAAAGGGATTCGACTTCCTCAAAAATATGCCTCTTCAGGGTTGATGGTCTCTACAATTATTCAAAATTTTTATGTGTTGGGTGTAATTGTTGTTTTGTTTTATTCCTATGATGTTTATTGGCGAAGTGCAGCTGTCAATTTCAATCTGATAGAAAACAGTATTGAAAACGCAAAGACTCAATTTTGGGCACATTGGATAACCTTATTGCTAGTGATTGTAAGTTTTTCATTGGTTTTAATATTTGAAGGGATTACGTTTCAGTTCTTGTATGATTATACTGTTCTGGAATGGGGAATTTATTGTAAAGTTTTATTATTTAACGCATTACCATTATTTGCTTTAAGTGGGTTCTTACTTGTAATCCAAAAAATAATAAGACAAAAGTATCTGGCTTTGGTATTATCAGCATTGTTTGCTTTTGTGATGGCAACACCGCTTGGAAAAAAAATAGTGACTTGGCCTTCCTTGAGATTTCTTTATAGTATCAATTTTGATTACAGTGACATGAATGGTTTTGGAAGTTATGAATCGGCCTTTGTTTTTAGATTGTTGTTTGGTTTTCTTCTTTTACTGATATCATTTTATCTTGTTTCGTTGAGAAAATTTCATTTTAAGAAAGTTTATGTGTATCTCATTGTTCTTTCACTTGGTTTAAGTGGTTTTGGATTAAGTCAGAAAATCAATGACGGATATTTACCAAAAGATGAAAATTCCGAATGGCAAGCACAGGCCGAATATGAAAAACAATTTCGAAGCTATCAAAAGTTACCGCAACCAACAATTACGGATGTAGTAACTAAAGTCGAATTATTTCCAGAAAATTCAGCTTATACTATTGAAGGAACGTATGAGATTGAGAACAAAACCAATAAAAATATTGAAAAAGTATTGATTGGTTTTTCCGATGGTTTCCAAATAGAAAAAGCTTTTTTTGAGTTTAATGAAGAGATAAAATCTGTCACTAATCAATATGAAATTTTGTATTTAAAGAAACCTATGTTGCCAAATGCTAAAGCAAAATTGACATTCAAAATAGCTTATCATTGGAAACCAGTTAACGGACATCAGTCTTTTAACGCAATTATTAAAAACGGATCTTTCATGAGAATCAGTCGTTATTATCCTCAGTTTGGGTATGATTTTGATAATGAAATTCAGGAAGATAACATTAGAAAACAGTTCAATCTTGGTAAAAAAACAGAACCGAAAACTTTTGACGCACCAAAAGAACCTAATAATGATTTTATTAATTTGGATATGGTTATTACCACTTCAAAAAACCAAACGGCTATTGGAATGGGGGAATTAGTGAATCGTTGGAAAAAAGGAGACAGACATTTCTTTCAGTATCAAGTCAAAAATATCCCTTTTCGTTTTGGGGTTTCATCAGCAGAATATGTAATAAGAAAAGAAAAATATAAAGGCAAAAGTTTTGAAGTGTATTATCATCCATCACATTATGAAAATGTTGAACATCTTCTAAAAAATGCAAAGTTGACGATGGATTATTGTGAAACAAATTTTGGACCATATCCTTTTAAAACCATACGTTTTGCAGAAGTTTCAAGTTTTACAAAAGGTTTTGCAGCCACAGCTTATCCAGCAACGATTTATATGACAGAAGACATGATTTTTCATTGTAACATTAAAGCCGATGAAAATCAAGATGTAATCAATGATTTGGCGGGACATGAATTAGCGCATTTATGGTGGGGAGGAAATCAAATAAATCCTGATCAAAGAGACGGAGCCATTATGCTTAGCGAAACTTTAGCAATGTATACCGAAATGATGCTACTCAAGAAAATGTATGGTAAACAAGAAATGTTGAAAAGAGTTCAAATGCACTTGGATATTTACAACAATGAAAGAGGTTTTAGTAAAGAAGTTCCTTTGTACGAAGCAAAGCCAGATGACAGACATATTGCGTATTCAAAAGGAACTGTAGTGATGTATTTACTTAGCGAAATGATTGGGGAAAATAAAATGAATTTGGCTTTGAAAAGGTTTTTACAGTCTAATAAATACCCAAATCCAAAACCGGTAACTACAGATCTTATTAATGAATTTTACAAAGTTTCTCCAAAAAATATTCATCCAAAAATTGATAAATTATTTAAGAAAATAGAGAATTATTCGTCTGAAAGTATTAAAAACAGATCAAATATTTAA
- a CDS encoding phosphoadenylyl-sulfate reductase, translated as MKIMKTEIINHLIQSENFEEGLRFLSENFEDRIVFSTSFGIEDQVISHAIFSQRLKNIETFTLDTGRLFPETYAVWDKTLLQYSQPIRVYYPNADELETYVNKNGINGFYNSVELRKTCCHIRKVVPLKKALKGAKIWVTGLRAQQSDNRNGLEIIEWDEQNKLYKYNPLLHWSTDEVVHYLKQKGVPYNTLHDQNFISIGCAPCTRAVKQGEDFRAGRWWWEDKSKKECGLHK; from the coding sequence ATTAAAATAATGAAAACTGAAATTATAAATCATTTAATCCAAAGCGAAAATTTTGAAGAAGGATTACGATTTCTGTCTGAAAACTTTGAAGATAGAATTGTTTTCTCAACAAGTTTTGGTATAGAAGATCAGGTGATTAGTCATGCTATATTCAGTCAACGATTAAAAAATATCGAAACATTTACATTGGATACTGGAAGATTATTTCCAGAAACCTATGCAGTTTGGGACAAAACGTTGTTGCAATACAGTCAGCCCATTAGAGTGTATTATCCAAATGCAGATGAGTTAGAAACGTATGTAAACAAAAACGGAATCAACGGATTTTATAATTCTGTTGAACTTAGAAAAACATGTTGTCACATCAGAAAAGTGGTACCACTTAAGAAAGCTTTGAAAGGTGCTAAAATTTGGGTTACAGGATTACGAGCCCAGCAATCGGATAACCGAAATGGATTGGAAATAATAGAATGGGATGAACAAAATAAGCTGTATAAATACAATCCATTGTTACACTGGTCAACTGATGAAGTGGTTCATTATTTAAAGCAAAAAGGAGTGCCTTATAACACTTTGCACGATCAGAATTTTATCAGTATTGGTTGTGCGCCATGTACCAGAGCGGTAAAACAAGGAGAAGATTTTAGAGCGGGTCGCTGGTGGTGGGAAGATAAATCTAAAAAAGAATGCGGATTACATAAGTAG
- the cysD gene encoding sulfate adenylyltransferase subunit CysD, with translation MSQTNNYLEQLENEAIYILRETAAQFEKPALLFSGGKDSIVLVHLALKAFRPGKFPFPLVHIDTGHNFPEAIVFRDKLVNEIGEKLIVGNVEDSIKKYNLKETAGRFSSRNALQTYSLLDTIQENEFDACIGGARRDEEKARAKERIFSVRDDFGQWDPKLQRPELWDILNGKVQKGHNVRVFPISNWTELDVWNYIQKYNIELPSLYFAHERECIVHQDKLVATSEFIQPQEGDKVVVEKVRYRTVGDMTCTAAVPSEATTIQDIIEDIIQTRISERGQTRLDDQLSEAAMEDRKKQGYF, from the coding sequence ATGAGTCAGACAAATAATTATTTAGAGCAATTAGAAAACGAAGCCATCTATATTCTTCGTGAAACTGCAGCGCAGTTTGAAAAACCTGCTTTGTTGTTTTCAGGAGGTAAAGATTCGATCGTGTTGGTGCATTTAGCACTGAAAGCCTTCCGTCCAGGAAAATTCCCTTTTCCGCTAGTGCATATTGATACCGGACATAATTTCCCGGAAGCTATAGTATTCAGAGATAAATTGGTTAATGAAATTGGTGAAAAACTGATTGTAGGAAATGTAGAAGACAGCATTAAAAAATACAATTTGAAAGAAACCGCTGGAAGATTTTCTTCTCGTAATGCTTTGCAAACGTATTCTTTACTGGATACCATTCAGGAGAATGAATTTGATGCTTGTATAGGGGGTGCAAGACGTGACGAAGAAAAAGCAAGAGCTAAAGAACGTATTTTTTCGGTACGTGATGATTTCGGGCAATGGGATCCAAAATTGCAACGTCCAGAGTTATGGGATATTTTGAATGGGAAAGTGCAAAAAGGACATAATGTGAGGGTATTTCCTATCAGTAACTGGACCGAATTAGATGTATGGAATTACATTCAGAAGTATAACATCGAATTACCAAGCTTGTATTTTGCTCATGAGAGAGAATGTATAGTGCATCAGGATAAATTGGTAGCCACATCTGAATTTATCCAACCACAAGAAGGTGATAAGGTAGTGGTTGAAAAAGTGCGCTACAGGACAGTAGGAGATATGACCTGTACAGCGGCGGTTCCTTCAGAAGCTACAACTATTCAAGATATTATAGAAGATATTATCCAAACAAGAATTAGCGAAAGAGGACAAACTCGATTAGATGATCAATTATCAGAAGCGGCAATGGAAGACCGAAAAAAACAAGGATATTTTTAA
- a CDS encoding sulfate adenylyltransferase subunit 1, which yields MNTLRFITAGNVDDGKSTLIGRLLYDSDSIHTDQLGVLQKQTKQEGVDIDLSLITDGLRAEREQGITIDVAYKYFSTSKRKFIIADAPGHEQYTRNMITGASNSDLIIILVDARKGITEQTKRHASIGSLMGIKKAIIAINKIDLVNYSESVFNQIQSDFEQIKSELNYNEIIYIPVSALVGDNVVNTSENTPWYNGKSILETLESIEIETTENLASRFQVQWVIRPKDKANHDYRGYAGSVLSGSYKVGDKVTILPVRIETEIVKIERNQHEVSQVVAGDNVVLHFDNNIDISRGDTVVLSHQLPIESNQIKTWISWLDNASLQVGKTYLLQHRFKNVRVKVQEVNNKWNINQWQFTEGDSIQLNDIAQVTLKANQPLFYDAFDTNSKSGNAVLIDETSYNTVGALMFL from the coding sequence ATGAACACATTACGATTTATAACAGCAGGAAATGTAGATGACGGTAAAAGTACTTTGATAGGAAGACTTTTATATGATTCTGACAGCATACATACCGACCAATTAGGGGTTTTACAAAAACAAACCAAACAGGAAGGAGTTGATATTGATTTATCATTAATCACAGACGGACTTCGTGCCGAAAGAGAGCAAGGAATTACGATTGATGTCGCTTATAAATATTTTTCAACATCAAAAAGAAAATTTATCATTGCCGATGCGCCTGGACACGAGCAATACACGCGTAATATGATTACAGGAGCTTCCAATTCTGATTTAATCATCATTTTAGTTGATGCTCGAAAAGGAATCACTGAACAAACCAAGCGTCACGCAAGTATTGGCTCTTTAATGGGAATTAAAAAAGCAATTATTGCGATTAACAAAATCGACTTAGTGAATTATTCAGAATCTGTTTTTAATCAAATTCAATCGGATTTTGAGCAAATTAAATCAGAGTTGAATTACAACGAAATTATCTACATTCCAGTAAGCGCTTTGGTTGGAGATAATGTGGTAAATACTTCTGAAAATACACCTTGGTATAACGGAAAATCAATCTTAGAAACCTTGGAAAGTATTGAAATCGAAACCACAGAAAATCTAGCCTCTCGTTTTCAAGTGCAATGGGTAATCCGACCTAAAGATAAGGCTAATCACGATTATCGTGGGTATGCAGGGTCAGTGTTAAGTGGAAGTTATAAAGTGGGAGATAAGGTAACCATTTTACCTGTCCGTATAGAAACTGAAATTGTTAAAATAGAAAGAAACCAGCATGAAGTGAGTCAAGTGGTAGCCGGAGATAATGTGGTATTGCATTTTGATAACAATATCGATATCAGCCGTGGTGATACGGTGGTGCTTAGTCATCAGTTACCTATTGAGTCAAACCAAATCAAAACATGGATTTCCTGGTTGGACAATGCATCGCTACAAGTAGGAAAAACCTATTTACTGCAGCACCGTTTTAAAAATGTTAGAGTAAAAGTGCAAGAGGTTAATAATAAATGGAATATTAACCAATGGCAGTTTACCGAAGGAGACTCGATTCAGTTAAATGACATCGCACAGGTAACCCTGAAAGCTAATCAGCCGTTGTTTTATGATGCTTTTGATACAAATTCAAAATCTGGGAATGCGGTTTTAATAGATGAAACAAGTTATAATACCGTTGGTGCTTTAATGTTTTTGTAA
- the epsC gene encoding serine O-acetyltransferase EpsC, which translates to MSYSIYLKNQERVRNPINKKNVEDWVDELINWLFDINQEYNNYRFFQNKEKLLQIKLQNILAKTVEDTNQTVVYTNYFFEQLEQLHYVLDNDLETIVNFDPAAKSKEEVLIAYPGFFAITAYRIANVFWKLNVPVIPRVISEYVHGKTGIDIHPGAEIGENFFIDHGTGIVIGETTRIGKNVKIYQGVTLGALSVSKEAATAQRHPTIEDNVTIYANATILGGKTTIGKNSIIGGNVWLTHSVPQDSLVYHKSEIEIKKKSEFPEPLNYVI; encoded by the coding sequence ATGTCCTATTCAATTTATTTAAAAAATCAGGAAAGAGTCAGAAATCCAATAAACAAGAAGAATGTTGAAGATTGGGTTGACGAATTAATCAATTGGTTGTTTGATATCAATCAGGAATATAATAATTATCGTTTTTTTCAGAATAAAGAAAAATTACTCCAAATCAAGCTTCAAAATATTTTGGCTAAAACCGTTGAAGATACCAATCAAACTGTAGTCTATACCAACTACTTTTTCGAACAACTTGAACAATTGCATTATGTTTTGGATAACGATTTAGAAACCATCGTGAATTTTGATCCCGCGGCTAAATCCAAAGAAGAAGTTTTAATTGCTTATCCCGGTTTTTTTGCTATCACGGCATATCGAATTGCCAATGTGTTTTGGAAATTAAATGTGCCAGTAATTCCTCGCGTAATTTCGGAGTATGTGCATGGTAAAACTGGAATTGATATTCATCCAGGTGCAGAAATAGGAGAAAACTTCTTTATTGATCACGGAACTGGAATAGTAATAGGCGAAACCACAAGAATAGGCAAAAATGTAAAAATCTATCAAGGAGTAACACTAGGTGCATTATCAGTTTCAAAAGAAGCCGCAACCGCACAAAGACATCCAACCATAGAAGACAATGTAACTATTTATGCTAATGCAACCATTTTAGGAGGAAAAACTACAATTGGTAAAAATTCAATAATTGGAGGTAATGTATGGTTGACGCATTCGGTGCCACAAGATTCATTAGTCTATCATAAAAGCGAAATCGAGATCAAGAAAAAAAGCGAATTTCCCGAACCACTTAATTATGTGATTTGA
- the cysK gene encoding cysteine synthase A, translated as MKANTILETIGNTPVVKINKLYGNQNVFIKLERNNPGNSIKDRIALAMIEDAEAKGILNADSVIIEPTSGNTGIGLALVAAVKGYKVILVMPESMSVERRKLMEIYGAEFDLTPREKGMKGAIERAAELVSQTPNAWSPSQFANQANVEVHKRTTAQEILADFPDGLDYIITGVGTGGHITGVASVLKEKFPNLKVIAVEPELSPVLSGGSPSPHPLQGIGAGFVPEIYQAGLIDEVIQVSKEEAFEYTRAVAKKEGILVGISTGASLAAVAKKAATLPDEATILTFNYDTGERYLSIEGLF; from the coding sequence ATGAAAGCAAATACTATTTTAGAAACAATTGGAAATACTCCTGTTGTAAAAATCAATAAATTATATGGAAACCAAAATGTCTTCATAAAATTAGAAAGAAACAATCCTGGTAATAGCATTAAAGATAGAATTGCTCTTGCTATGATTGAAGATGCGGAAGCCAAAGGAATTTTAAACGCTGATAGTGTAATTATTGAACCCACTTCTGGAAACACAGGAATTGGATTAGCATTAGTCGCAGCAGTAAAAGGGTACAAGGTAATCCTAGTAATGCCAGAATCAATGAGTGTAGAAAGACGTAAGTTGATGGAAATCTATGGTGCCGAATTTGACTTAACACCTCGTGAAAAAGGGATGAAAGGAGCTATCGAACGTGCTGCCGAATTAGTATCGCAAACGCCTAATGCCTGGTCGCCTTCCCAGTTTGCAAATCAAGCCAATGTAGAAGTACACAAGCGCACTACGGCTCAAGAAATTCTAGCTGATTTTCCAGATGGATTGGATTACATTATCACAGGTGTAGGAACAGGCGGACATATTACGGGAGTAGCTTCAGTACTAAAAGAAAAATTTCCAAACCTAAAGGTAATAGCGGTAGAACCAGAATTATCACCCGTATTAAGCGGGGGCAGTCCGTCGCCGCATCCATTACAAGGGATTGGAGCAGGTTTTGTGCCTGAAATTTACCAAGCTGGTTTAATCGATGAGGTTATTCAAGTAAGTAAGGAGGAAGCTTTTGAGTACACTAGAGCTGTGGCTAAAAAAGAAGGGATTTTAGTAGGGATTTCAACAGGCGCTTCATTAGCAGCAGTTGCTAAAAAAGCGGCAACTTTACCTGATGAGGCTACCATTCTAACCTTTAATTACGATACAGGAGAACGATACCTTTCTATCGAAGGATTATTTTAA
- the cobA gene encoding uroporphyrinogen-III C-methyltransferase — translation MERSIKHTGKVILAGAGPGDPELISLKALKYLQKADVVLTDRLVSPELIEEYARKDAEIVYVGKQCSKGVWTPQQDINELIVLFAQQGKLVLRLKGGDSTLFSNILDELQVLAENKIPYEIIPGVSAAFGAAAYTGMPLTARGYSRGLRFLTLYELENVESQQWTDWASTSDTLVFYMSGQKLEVLAKKLIEQNIDPEKGVAVIQQATTPNQKTKVFSFKDIASKPLPDFEYVPTLIVVGKVVALHQQYAWFAEKSKTESYFDNHKTIYQNAI, via the coding sequence ATGGAAAGAAGTATAAAACATACCGGAAAAGTAATATTGGCTGGAGCTGGACCAGGTGATCCTGAGCTTATTAGCCTAAAAGCTTTGAAGTATTTGCAAAAGGCAGATGTGGTATTAACAGACAGATTGGTTTCACCCGAACTTATCGAAGAATATGCTCGTAAAGATGCCGAAATTGTGTATGTGGGTAAACAATGCTCTAAAGGAGTTTGGACACCGCAACAAGATATCAATGAGTTAATTGTCCTTTTTGCACAACAAGGAAAATTAGTACTTCGCCTTAAAGGGGGGGATTCTACTCTGTTTTCAAATATCTTGGACGAACTTCAAGTTTTAGCAGAAAATAAAATTCCGTATGAAATTATTCCTGGAGTTTCTGCAGCTTTTGGAGCGGCAGCATATACAGGTATGCCTTTAACGGCAAGAGGCTATTCCCGCGGACTCCGATTCTTGACGTTGTATGAGTTGGAAAATGTGGAAAGTCAGCAATGGACCGATTGGGCTTCAACTAGCGATACACTTGTGTTTTATATGAGTGGTCAAAAACTAGAGGTGTTGGCTAAAAAATTAATCGAACAAAATATCGATCCAGAAAAAGGAGTGGCAGTAATCCAGCAGGCTACTACACCGAATCAAAAAACTAAGGTGTTTAGTTTCAAGGATATTGCCAGCAAGCCTTTGCCTGATTTTGAATACGTACCTACATTAATTGTTGTAGGTAAAGTAGTAGCACTTCACCAGCAATATGCTTGGTTTGCCGAAAAATCAAAAACCGAATCTTATTTCGATAATCACAAAACTATCTATCAAAATGCTATCTGA
- a CDS encoding diflavin oxidoreductase produces MLSETKNNLLQQLVQNATNEELIYTNGYLAGYLAKNFGIQSTGVIPSVQNTAIAVKPLIVYGTETGNSKKVASQIQATFKKNKIQAKSIDVAQFDLAKLQKETHVLFVVSTQGEGEFPQNAVGFYEAIKTFNGKLDKLSFAVFGLGDSSYPLFCNAGVLLDEVLAEKGAKRLIPLVKADVDYACLIPTWESDLQNTFGSATTVVAKTTGATTSHKQNFTGQISHKIVLNDRGSNKETYHIEITPNEEVIYEPGDALGLIPKNNEAELQSIASYFNESDLTKLQDKNIRGLSKKSLEAIGKVLEVAIEEDKADLVDIIVKYQPKKETLEEVVAVLHPIAPRLYSISSAHEAHDGQVHLTVNLNSFKVGDQVKTGLTSQFLADFPLDTDYDFYIHKNSNFRLPAEDIDVIMIGPGTGIAPFRSFLAQRDTAGAEGRNWLFFGEQHFALDFYYQTEIQEWLSTGVLTKLSTAFSRDQECKIYVQDRIKENAAQFNEWLENGASIYICGQKDPMSKDVENTIIDIIATQRNISLEKAKEVLDQLEEQGKYQKDVY; encoded by the coding sequence ATGCTATCTGAAACTAAAAATAATTTATTACAACAATTGGTGCAAAATGCCACCAATGAAGAGCTGATTTATACAAATGGATATTTGGCGGGATATTTAGCTAAGAATTTCGGAATCCAATCAACGGGCGTTATTCCGTCTGTTCAAAATACAGCTATTGCTGTAAAACCGCTAATCGTTTATGGTACCGAAACTGGAAATTCAAAAAAAGTAGCATCACAAATTCAAGCTACTTTCAAGAAAAATAAAATTCAAGCAAAAAGTATTGATGTAGCGCAATTTGATTTGGCTAAACTACAAAAAGAAACGCATGTTTTATTTGTAGTGAGTACGCAAGGCGAAGGCGAATTTCCACAAAATGCGGTTGGATTTTACGAAGCTATCAAAACATTCAATGGGAAGCTTGATAAATTATCGTTTGCCGTATTTGGATTGGGGGATTCTTCCTATCCTTTGTTCTGTAATGCAGGGGTTTTGTTGGATGAGGTTTTAGCCGAAAAAGGCGCAAAACGATTAATACCGTTGGTTAAAGCCGATGTGGATTATGCGTGTTTAATTCCCACTTGGGAAAGTGATTTGCAAAATACATTCGGAAGTGCAACAACAGTAGTTGCAAAAACGACAGGAGCAACTACGTCACACAAACAGAATTTTACAGGACAAATTTCACATAAAATTGTATTGAATGATAGAGGTTCTAATAAAGAAACCTATCATATCGAAATTACGCCTAACGAAGAAGTGATTTATGAACCTGGAGATGCTCTGGGGTTAATTCCAAAAAATAATGAAGCTGAGTTACAAAGTATCGCTTCTTATTTTAATGAGTCGGATCTAACAAAACTTCAAGATAAAAATATTCGTGGCTTATCTAAAAAGTCGTTAGAAGCTATCGGAAAAGTTTTAGAAGTAGCGATTGAAGAAGATAAAGCCGATTTGGTTGATATTATTGTTAAATACCAACCTAAAAAAGAAACTTTGGAAGAAGTAGTAGCTGTTTTACACCCTATTGCACCTCGTTTGTATTCTATTTCATCTGCACACGAAGCGCATGACGGACAAGTGCATTTAACGGTGAATTTGAACTCTTTTAAAGTAGGTGATCAAGTAAAAACGGGATTGACTTCTCAGTTTTTAGCTGATTTTCCTTTGGATACCGATTATGATTTCTATATCCATAAAAACAGCAACTTCCGTTTACCTGCAGAAGATATCGATGTGATTATGATTGGCCCAGGAACAGGAATTGCACCTTTTAGAAGTTTCTTAGCACAACGCGACACGGCAGGTGCTGAAGGAAGAAACTGGTTATTCTTTGGAGAACAACATTTTGCTTTAGACTTCTATTACCAAACCGAAATTCAGGAATGGTTGTCTACAGGAGTCTTAACCAAATTGAGTACGGCTTTCTCTAGAGACCAAGAGTGTAAAATTTACGTCCAAGATCGCATCAAAGAAAATGCAGCCCAGTTCAATGAATGGTTAGAAAACGGAGCTTCTATTTATATCTGCGGACAAAAAGACCCAATGAGCAAAGATGTAGAAAATACGATTATTGATATAATCGCAACGCAAAGAAACATCTCATTAGAAAAAGCAAAAGAAGTTTTAGACCAATTAGAAGAACAAGGAAAATATCAGAAAGACGTGTATTAA